A window of Epinephelus lanceolatus isolate andai-2023 chromosome 3, ASM4190304v1, whole genome shotgun sequence genomic DNA:
GGTTCTGCAGACAGTACATCAGCTCATACTGGGACCAGTCTGGTTCATCAGAATACTCCTCCTGTCCCCTGTGCGAAGAAAGATCCAGAAAAAGACATGGACtgcagtcagtcagtccagCACTGTTACTGTTAATCACTGTTAATGCAGATGCTGTACATTTTGGcaaatgtgtgatttttttccttcttttttttaaattttgaaatttcaACCCCAGCTCCTATAATAAGTCTATAATAAACTGAGTGACAGACACCCAgtccccaaaataaaaaaaatacatagttttcctcttatctttagtgctgtttatcattctagattgttttggtgtgagttgttgaaTGTTGGAAATATCCACCTTTGTgatttctgccttctctctaatatcaTGGGACGAGATTGCACACGGCTTGTGGTGCCCAGGGCgccaaaaaacaaactaaaacaacaacaataaaaacctgtaaaaacctcaacagcaacgtctctttacaggaatcatgacctggttacacAAGATATtccacagaccttgtgagcagtttcatacgggaactattttcttttaacCCGAACTGCACCCTCCATCTGCATCACCACACAGAAAGAGGCGTCactggcgtcctcctcagctgagctgtaacgttagcaaTCTCAATGGTGCTCAgcgagctagcagtagatgcaagCCTCCCTTAgtgtggtgatatggttggtgggtgtagttcagtaaaaagaaaatagttcctatgtaaaactgctcacaacaagtgTGAGCagtgtggattatcttgagtaactgggtcatgatttctggaaagagacattactgttgagtttttaaaatgtactgttttggtgctttgagcacgaCAAGCCGTGTGACAtcaagttccattatattggagagacgGCAACACTAAATACGAGATAAATAGCTGTATAGGTGAGAGAatgaaatatatttgttttttgggtgaactgtccctttgagGTTTCAGGGATTTTGCAACATAGCTTGAAACCAAATGGAAAGCATCATCATGCAGCTGCAAGGCCAAACAGGTAAAGGTGGTCACCTAAAATAATTTACCCCAGCAGccctcagtttcctgtttcaCATGAAGATATTGCCATCTGTGTTACTATGTTTGTTGCTTCGTATGAGAACAGCTCAGAACATCATTTGTCATTTCAGAGGCACATGCTCAAGACATCAGGACTTTGATGACCAAACTGCAGTCAATACAGCTGAACATCAAGGATCAACTGATGGATGTCTATATCAATGAAGAGGGACCATCAGGTTATCCTCACAAAAGGAAGAGTTTGGAAAACAGTACAGAAAGTATTTATCAAAATGTGATGATCCACAGTCTGGAGCCAAACAGAACTGGACCTGCACCCTCAGGTAATGAACACATGCAAACAGGTTGTTATGTGTATACGCATACTGTAACAGGATGTTGACTACATGTTAATGTGAATATGTGAATCAAAAAGTCATTCAGATAGTGTTTGGTGCATTTTGTCTGGCTAAAACATGAACAATAATATGTGAATGAGTTAATTTAATTTGGTTTCACATTAATGAACAAACACATGACAAACAGGCGTTGTGACTTCCCCCCTCAGGTGCTGCAGATGTGAAGAAGAGCccctgcagagctgctgcagtgtgtctgAGTCTGCTGTGTCTTCTCCTTCTGACTGGACTCATAACTCTGGTTTGCCTGTGTGAGTATTTCAGCATGCTGATAAACACTGAGTAGGTGATGCTGATTAACAGATTTTcttaatttgtttgttgtttatgtgtACAACAGTCACCAAAAGCAACTCTGAGTGGAAAATGGAGTTGGTCCTGGttcacaacaataacaacaacctGACTATGGAGAGAGACCAGTTACAGACCAGTTACAACATCCTGGCTGACGAACGAGACCGGCTCCATAAAGGAGTTGAAGACATGACCGAAAAGATAAATGATCTTCATAAAATGCTTCAAggtaattatttatatatttaattatgcCTAACTTAATCACTTAGTCCTCACTTAATCACTCTTCTTCATGATGAAACAACTGAATCAATGGTTCAGTCAGAGATCCACGTGTGTTATACTAGTAGCATTGAGCTGCTGGCCTAAGGCAGAGATAAGGAGCGGGCTGCAGAGGTCTGCTAAGATCTCTTCTTTCTAACtcagacagaaagaaacatCAAGTCACAGAACTAAAAACTCCCTGGTGTGTGCCGAAATTACAGTGTTGGGAAAACTAACATTACGGCACACAATCCATGACCACGATGCTGTTCGATACTGTGGATTACAACATCTTAATTGAATGCCTCCAGTTTGGTGTTGGCATCAGTGGCACTGCATTACACTGTTTCACTTCCtacctcaaaataaaagtttctcTGTCAGCATGGGAAATCACCCCTCTTCCTCAGCCACTCTTTCCTTTGGGGTCCCTCAAGGCTTCATCTTAGGtcctattttcttttcattgtaCATGCTTCTTCTCTGCCAAATTATTAAAGAATATAACATCTCCTTCCACTCCTATGCTGTCCAATGTTGCCAGTCTCATACACTGCCTCAAGGACATAAAGAACTGGATGGCACAGAATTTCCTGCAGCTGAATGAGGGCAAATCAGAAGTTGTCCTCTTTGGCCCCCCTGACTCCATTAGAGGGATTTCTGACCAGCACCATTTCCGAAATCAAGccatttctctccctcaaaGACCTGCAGATAGTCACCCAGGCTCTCATCTCCTCCCGtttagactactgtaactctcACTGGTATCAGTCAGTCCTCTCTGTCCCGCCTCCAGCTGGTTCAGAATGCCGCTGCTAGGCTCCTCACAGGAACCCGGTGGAGAGACCACATCACACCTGTTTCGGCCTttctccactggctgcctgtaaAGCCCAGAATAAACTTTAAGGTTCTCCTGTTTGTGTACCAGAATCTGTATGGTCTAGCCCCATCCTACATCTCAGACCTTCTAACCCCCTATTCTACATCCAGGTTCCTCGGGTCAGCTGACCAGGGGCTCCTGGCTGTCCCACGCTCCAGACTTAAGCTCAGGGGTGATTGtgcctttgctgtgtctgcccCCAAACTATGGAACAACATCCCCCTCCCAAAAAGATCTGCCCCCACCATTGAATCATTTAAATCCAGGCTCAAAACCTACTCCTGTTCATTAGTGTTTGCATGCCTGTGTATATTGTGTCTCtaaatgtgtgagctgtgtacCTGACAATTATGTCACCTCTATGTATGCCTTTTTTAGTGGCCTTTTTtagagttgtttttaaatgtggttcataaataaatttgagttgagttgagtacGATTTGCAGTTTATTTAGTTACTTTTACTGGATTCTGATATAGTTTTTGATTCAGCCATTCTGGCGTCACATTTGGTTCACAGATTCAACAATGAAGCCATCTGACTTTGTCCTGATTCACCACTCTGAATGGCTTTCTCTCCATGGCAGTGAAGGCTGTGGCTAAATTGTACTGTAGCATTTAGCAGTCGAGGCTCATGGATTTTGTAATATTTAGTGGCCGGTGGAATATTGTCGATTCTGTAATAACACACATACTAGTCACTGTACTAACTCATATCTACAGTGTTGATAGCCACTACCAAAGCCCATTTAATCAAGTGTCAGCTTTCAAAATCAGTGCTTACACCCTGTCTGGTGCTCTCCATATTATCTCTACTCTATGCAGTCCTAATGGGAATCAGTTTGGCAATTAATTAAGTTCATACAATTTTTCCCTCCCCAATTTAAAACAGCTTGCTGTTCCAAACAAGGATGGACATATTTCAGAGGTAgtttatattacatttcttcTACGATGGCACCCTGGCAACAAAGCAGAAGTGACTGTCAGCAAAGAGGTGCAGACCTGGTGATTATTAACAGCAAAGAAGAACAGgtatgtgtctttatgtgtgtgtgtgtgtgtgtgtgtgtgtgcaaagaaAGAGCAAAAACATGAAGGAATGCAATGTTGCAGAAGTGGACAACGCAGACAGAATGAAACTATTACATGTGAAGTATGCTGACACTTTTTTCTGTGAATAAGGAATTCGTAAGGCGTTTCCAAAAGGTCCTGTGGATTGGACtgactgacacagagacagaggggaaaTGGAGATGGGTGGATGGGACTCTGCTGACTAAAAGGTTTACGCAATACTTTACTTTTGTATTGCCATGATGTGCTGGGGCCAGCCACTTTCACTTaagttctttttttgtgttttagctACTGGGCCTCTGGTGAACCAAATGGACATCTTTTCGGCAGAGATGAAGACTGTGCAGAAATAATGAACTTTAATTTGGAAAACAGCTGGAATGATGACTCCTGTTACCAGCAAAAATCATGGATCTGTGAGAAGACATGGCCTGTGTAACTCAATGTAAAATCCCAGGAGGCAACTATATAATACATGAAAATAGTTTGCATTTTCCTGTTTCAGCTAAAATTAAGACTGCACTAACATTATGGTTCACTCTTAATTCAGTTATGTCAACATGATGATCATATCTCAAGATGTttatatattgtgtgtgtgtgtgtgtgtgtgtgtgtgtgtgtgtgtgtatcttctgctgaataaaaaaaattaaaaatgcttgATGTCTACATCAGTTATTCATATTGTAATTCACTGCTGTTGTTACTATgttttgccatttttaaaatacattgctcaataaagaataaaatatgatcatatCCACAACTGTTCCATATCCAATAATTTCACAATTACACACATATAATacaagtatatatatatatatatatacagtacaggccaaaagtttggacacaccttctcattcaatgcgttttctttattttcatgactatttacattgtagattctcactgaaggcatcaaaactatgaatgaacacatgtggagttatgtacttaacaaaaaaaggtgaaataactgaaaacatgttttatattctagtttcttcaaaatagccaccctttgctctgattactgctttgcacactcttggcattctctcgatgagcttcaagaggtagtcacctgaaatggttttccaacagtcttgaaggagttcccagaggtgtttagcacttgttggcccctttgccttcactctgcggtccagctcaccccaaaccatctggattgggttcaggtccggtgactgtggaggccaggtcatctgccgcagcactccatcactctccttcttggtcaaatagcccttacacagcctggaggtgtgtttggggtcattgtcctgttgaaaaataaatgatcgtccaactaaacgcaaaccggatgggatggcatgtcactgcaggatgctgtggtagccatgctggttcagtgtgccttcaattttgaataaatccccaacagtgtcaccagcaaaacacccccacaccatcacacctcctcctccatgcttcacagtgggaaccaggcatgtggaatccatccgttcaccttttctgcgtctcacaaagacacggcggttggaaccaaagatctcaaatttggactcatcagaccaaagcacagatttccactggtctaatgtccattccttgtgtttcttggccccaACAAATCTCTtttgcttgttgcctctccttagcagtggtttcctagcagctatttgaccatgaaggcctgattggcgcagtctcctcttaacagttgttctagagatgggtctgctgctagaactctgtgtggcattcatctggtctctgatctgagctgctgttaacttgcggtttctgaggctggtgactcggatgaacttatcctcagaagcagaggtgactcttggtcttcctttcctgggtcggtcctcatgtgtgccagttttgttgtagcgcttgatggtttttgcgactccacttggggacacatttaaagtttttgcaattttctggactgactgaccttcatttcttaaagtaatgatggccactcgtttttcttttgtctgttttttattttaacagttgtccaatagggctgtcggctgtgtattaacctgacttctgcacaacacaactgatggtcccaaccccattgataaagcaagaaattccactaattaaccctgataaggcacacctgtgaagtggaaaccatttcaggtgactacctcttgaagctcatggagagaatgccaagagtgtgcaaagcagtaatcagagcaaagggtggctattttgaagaaactagaatataaaacatgttttcagttatttcacctttttttgttaagtacataactccacatgtgttcattcatagttttgatgccttcagtgagaatctacaatgtaaatagtcatgaaaataaagaaaacgcattgaatgagaaggtgtgtccaaacttttggcctgtactgtatatatacatgtatatatatagtacaCATCTCATCCACGGTGGggcctctgacctgtcaaggtaTGGACACACGGggtgtcagtggcttagtggtagagcaggcgccctatgtacaaggctgttgccgcagcggcccgggttcgacttcAGCCTGTtgacctttgctgcatgttactccctctctctcccccatcaCGCTTgtctatcctatcaattaaaggccaaAAAGCTCCAAAaagtatcttaaaaaaaaaaaaaaaaaggtgtggacacaggccctctgggggtgtcctgtggtgtctggcaccagggcacTGGAGGCAGATCCTCTGAGTCCTGTGGATGGCGAGGTGGGGTATGTCCAAcggatgcttgatcagattgggatctggggaatatGGAGACCAGGACGATGCCTTGGGATCAGAGTCACTTTAAGTGTAGCATGGTGCATGGTCCTGCTGAGGGTGGAGGGGTTTGCCATGAGGGAGGGATACTTAGTTTGTAAAGGTTTTTGTGTGCGTGGAttatgtcaagtggcatccaatTAATGCCAAAGCCCAAGATTTCCCACCATTGTATTGTGATCATGTTGATATTATCTGGAGTAAGGGGGGTCATCTTTCACCCCCTGCAAGAACTAATGTTTTACACTCTTTCTCAGTATAATTACTGCTGCAGGTTATTTGTCACAACTGCCATGTTCAAAAGACAAGCATCACTACAGCATAACTTATTTTCCCTTTATTCCCTCAAAGAACAGTTCAAACAGTGACCTGCTGAAAAAGAGTTGCAGAGCATCCAGACCAAAAGTAGGTCTGCAGACATGAAGTCAGTCCAAGGTTGTTTCACTAAAACTATTCATCCAGTAAGGTATGCACCTGCTCTCATGGAGGTCCATTATCACTTCCAGATTTTACTCTTTTGCCTTTATTCAACTCCTAAATGGTGATTCTGCACCAGACATGTTTTGTTCTGCTGCACCCTCAGGTGGTGGATGAGTGCCACAACATCCTGATGGAGGACAGCTTTTCTGAACAGGGGGTCAGACAGCCAGCCACTCAATTTCTTTACGATATTGAATAGACATATACTGTaataaaagcagttaaaaaGGTGTTTATGGAAACAGGAGAGCTGAAATAAAAGGAACAATTCATCTCAGATTCTAGACAGTGTTGGCCAAATCCTGATATTTTTCAACAACAATTAACAAATTATTTGagctttaaataaatgtcttcacAGATTGAGGAAGACAGGTGGTGTTtctgtggaggagcagctgtcCTGCGGCAACCAGTCTCTACCAGCTGTGGACACTGGTTCTGCAGACAGTACATCAGCTCATACTGGGACCAGTCTGGTTCATCAGAATACTCCTCCTGTCCCCTGTGCGAAGAAAGATCCAGAAAAAGACATGGACtgcagtcagtcagtccagCACTGTTACTGTTAATCACTGTTAATGCAGATGCTGTACATTTTGGcaaatgtgtgatttttttccttcttttttttaaattttgaaatttcaACCCCAGCTCCTATAATAAGTCTATAATAAACTGAGTGACAGACACCCAgtccccaaaataaaaaaaatacatagttttcctcttatctttagtgctgtttatcattctagattgttttggtgtgagttgttgaaTGTTGGAAATATCCACCTTTGTgatttctgccttctctctaatatcaTGGGACGAGATTGCACACGGCTTGTGGTGCCCAGGGCgccaaaaaacaaactaaaacaacaacaataaaaacctgtaaaaacctcaacagcaacgtctctttacaggaatcatgacctggttacacAAGATATtccacagaccttgtgagcagtttcatacgggaactattttcttttaacCCGAACTGCACCCTCCATCTGCATCACCACACAGAAAGAGGCGTCactggcgtcctcctcagctgagctgtaacgttagcaaTCTCAATGGTGCTCAgcgagctagcagtagatgcaagCCTCCCTTAgtgtggtgatatggttggtgggtgtagttcagtaaaaagaaaatagttcctatgtaaaactgctcacaacaagtgTGAGCagtgtggattatcttgagtaactgggtcatgatttctggaaagagacattactgttgagtttttaaaatgtactgttttggtgctttgagcacgaCAAGCCGTGTGACAtcaagttccattatattggagagacgGCAACACTAAATACGAGATAAATAGCTGTATAGGTGAGAGAatgaaatatatttgttttttgggtgaactgtccctttgagGTTTCAGGGATTTTGCAACATAGCTTGAAACCAAATGGAAAGCATCATCATGCAGCTGCAAGGCCAAACAGGTAAAGGTGGTCACCTAAAATAATTTACCCCAGCAGccctcagtttcctgtttcaCATGAAGATATTGCCATCTGTGTTACTATGTTTGTTGCTTCGTATGAGAACAGCTCAGAACATCATTTGTCATTTCAGAGGCACATGCTCAAGACATCAGGACTTTGATGACCAAACTGCAGTCAATACAGCTGAACATCAAGGATCAACTGATGGATGTCTATATCAATGAAGAGGGACCATCAGGTTATCCTCACAAAAGGAAGAGTTTGGAAAACAGTACAGAAAGTATTTATCAAAATGTGATGATCCACAGTCTGGAGCCAAACAGAACTGGGCCTGCACCCTCAGGTAATGAACACATGCAAACAGGTTGTTATGTGTATACGCATACTGTAACAGGATGTTGACTACATGTTAATGTGAATATGTGAATCAAAAAGTCATTCAGATAGTGTTTGGTGCATTTTGTCTGGCTAAAACATGAACAATAATATGTGAATGAGTTAATTTAATTTGGTTTCACATTAATGAACAAACACATGACAAACAGGCGTTGTGACTTCCCCCCTCAGGTGCTGCAGATGTGAAGAAGAGCccctgcagagctgctgcagtgtgtctgAGTCTGCTGTGTCTTCTCCTTCTGACTGGACTCATAACTCTGGTTTGCCTGTGTGAGTATTTCAGCATGCTGATAAACACTGAGTAGGTGATGCTGATTAACAGATTTTcttaatttgtttgttgtttatgtgtACAACAGTCACCAAAAGCAACTCTGAGTGGAAAATGGAGTTGGTCCTGGttcacaacaataacaacaacctGACTATGGAGAGAGACCAGTTACAGACCAGTTACAACATCCTGGCTGACGAACGAGACCGGCTCCATAAAGGAGTTGAAGACATGACCGAAAAGATAAATGATCTTCATAAAATGCTTCAAggtaattatttatatatttaattatgcCTAACTTAATCACTTAGTCCTCACTTAATCACTCTTCTTCATGATGAAACAACTGAATCAATGGTTCAGTCAGAGATCCACGTGTGTTATACTAGTAGCATTGAGCTGCTGGCCTAAGGCAGAGATAAGGAGCGGGCTGCAGAGGTCTGCTAAGATCTCTTCTTTCTAACtcagacagaaagaaacatCAAGTCACAGAACTAAAAACTCCCTGGTGTGTGCCGAAATTACAGTGTTGGGAAAACTAACATTACGGCACACAATCCATGACCACGATGCTGTTCGATACTGTGGATTACAACATCTTAATTGAATGCCTCCAGTTTGGTGTTGGCATCAGTGGCACTGCATTACACTGTTTCACTTCCtacctcaaaataaaagtttctcTGTCAGCATGGGAAATCACCCCTCTTCCTCAGCCACTCTTTCCTTTGGGGTCCCTCAAGGCTTCATCTTAGGtcctattttcttttcattgtaCATGCTTCTTCTCTGCCAAATTATTAAAGAATATAACATCTCCTTCCACTCCTATGCTGTCCAATGTTGCCAGTCTCATACACTGCCTCAAGGACATAAAGAACTGGATGGCACAGAATTTCCTGCAGCTGAATGAGGGCAAATCAGAAGTTGTCCTCTTTGGCCCCCCTGACTCCATTAGAGGGATTTCTGACCAGCACCATTTCCGAAATCAAGccatttctctccctcaaaGACCTGCAGATAGTCACCCAGGCTCTCATCTCCTCCCGtttagactactgtaactctcACTGGTATCAGTCAGTCCTCTCTGTCCCGCCTCCAGCTGGTTCAGAATGCCGCTGCTAGGCTCCTCACAGGAACCCGGAGGAGAGACCACATCACACCTGTTTCGGCCTt
This region includes:
- the LOC144461831 gene encoding uncharacterized protein LOC144461831 — its product is MTKLQSIQLNIKDQLMDVYINEEGPSGYPHKRKSLENSTESIYQNVMIHSLEPNRTGPAPSGAADVKKSPCRAAAVCLSLLCLLLLTGLITLVCLFTKSNSEWKMELVLVHNNNNNLTMERDQLQTSYNILADERDRLHKGVEDMTEKINDLHKMLQACCSKQGWTYFRGSLYYISSTMAPWQQSRSDCQQRGADLVIINSKEEQEFVRRFQKVLWIGLTDTETEGKWRWVDGTLLTKSYWASGEPNGHLFGRDEDCAEIMNFNLENSWNDDSCYQQKSWICEKTWPV
- the LOC144461832 gene encoding uncharacterized protein LOC144461832; translated protein: MTKLQSIQLNIKDQLMDVYINEEGPSGYPHKRKSLENSTESIYQNVMIHSLEPNRTGPAPSGAADVKKSPCRAAAVCLSLLCLLLLTGLITLVCLFTKSNSEWKMELVLVHNNNNNLTMERDQLQTSYNILADERDRLHKGVEDMTEKINDLHKMLQACCSKQGWTYFRGSLYYISSTMAPWQQSRSDCQQRGADLVIINSKEEQEFVRRFQKVLWIGLTDTETEGKWRWVDGTLLTKSYWASGEPNGHLFGRDEDCAEIMNFNLENSWNDDSCYQQKSWICEKTWPV